A single region of the Chroococcidiopsis sp. TS-821 genome encodes:
- a CDS encoding urease accessory protein UreF gives MSQNLSLDRRLALMQLADSFFPSGSFTLSHGLEVLVHTKQVQSIDDFQNFLRLLLHNKIGSADLIALVHAYRASEQNNVAEVRNVDLKLFAQTPIQEIREAQRRSGKALLSVACSTWDDPQLQAIRAYTETGYTPCLHPIIFAIVGRAANLTEDDTIFAFLHNFLTGLCGAAIRLGVLGHLKAQFVIKEIAVDLQAIAHQASLSDLNEMQSCAPFIDIAQMTHKQLSQRLFSN, from the coding sequence ATGAGCCAGAACTTAAGTTTAGATCGACGATTAGCTTTAATGCAATTAGCTGATTCTTTTTTTCCATCAGGTTCGTTTACTCTATCTCATGGCTTAGAAGTACTAGTTCATACTAAGCAAGTTCAATCGATAGATGACTTTCAAAACTTTCTTAGGTTACTACTACACAACAAAATAGGTTCGGCTGATTTAATTGCTTTAGTACACGCTTATCGAGCAAGTGAGCAAAATAATGTAGCAGAGGTTCGTAACGTTGACCTTAAACTTTTTGCTCAAACACCGATTCAGGAGATTAGAGAAGCTCAACGCAGAAGTGGTAAAGCGCTGTTAAGTGTAGCTTGTTCAACTTGGGACGACCCTCAGTTGCAAGCGATTCGTGCTTATACTGAAACAGGATACACACCTTGTCTTCATCCAATTATCTTCGCTATAGTAGGTCGGGCTGCAAATTTAACGGAGGACGATACTATATTTGCCTTTCTGCACAATTTTTTGACAGGTTTATGTGGTGCTGCTATTCGTTTAGGCGTTTTGGGGCATCTCAAAGCTCAATTCGTTATCAAAGAAATAGCGGTTGATTTACAAGCAATAGCTCATCAAGCATCTTTATCTGATTTAAACGAAATGCAGTCTTGTGCGCCTTTTATTGATATTGCCCAGATGACGCACAAACAACTTTCTCAAAGGTTATTTAGCAATTAA
- a CDS encoding ParB/RepB/Spo0J family partition protein: MARPRKRADSASVLEQATIVADAIHEQDQEAASQSEADRIQRINLPLSRISPRAEDTRPLRDSHVKDLAESIGALGLIEPLVVDTKGILLAGGHRLAAIQLLKETNPELYQQQFPDDLIPVRVMPFDAEAEPERSLQVELAENEKRVNYSRDQIEQLAERLRSLNYRDIPGRPKAGEKALGPALAVAIGVSARYVRRVLAEQTDQYKNTRNSVPNLSKLKALRKIEAALEELISLPESEQPTRAEQSLYKAIPTFLKKVKASLEQESKRH; encoded by the coding sequence ATGGCTAGACCTCGAAAACGCGCTGATAGTGCATCGGTGTTAGAGCAGGCAACGATTGTGGCTGATGCAATCCACGAGCAAGACCAGGAAGCTGCTTCGCAGTCTGAAGCCGATCGCATTCAACGCATTAATTTGCCTTTGTCTCGAATCAGCCCCAGAGCAGAAGATACCCGTCCATTACGCGACTCCCATGTCAAAGACTTGGCAGAATCAATTGGCGCTTTGGGGTTGATTGAACCGTTAGTAGTAGACACAAAAGGTATTTTGCTAGCTGGCGGACATCGATTAGCTGCAATTCAACTGCTTAAGGAAACTAATCCTGAACTTTATCAGCAACAGTTTCCTGACGACCTCATCCCTGTACGAGTCATGCCGTTTGATGCTGAAGCCGAACCAGAGCGATCGCTTCAGGTAGAGTTAGCAGAGAACGAGAAGCGAGTTAATTATTCGCGCGACCAAATTGAGCAATTAGCAGAGCGGCTGCGATCGCTTAACTATCGAGATATCCCTGGTCGTCCCAAAGCAGGAGAAAAAGCGCTGGGTCCGGCTCTTGCTGTAGCGATTGGCGTATCTGCTCGATACGTGCGCAGGGTTCTTGCCGAGCAAACTGACCAGTACAAAAATACTAGGAACTCAGTTCCTAATTTATCGAAACTCAAGGCACTGCGGAAGATTGAAGCAGCATTAGAGGAATTAATTAGCTTGCCTGAGTCAGAGCAACCAACGCGTGCAGAGCAGAGTTTGTACAAAGCTATTCCGACTTTCTTAAAGAAGGTGAAGGCTAGTCTTGAGCAAGAAAGTAAGAGGCACTAA
- a CDS encoding glycosyltransferase family 2 protein, protein MNQPFVSVVVPVYNDSDRLYKALTALYYQTYPYSRYEVIVVDNSSDDVDKVKAVVRQFPNVQLLHEPKRGCCAARNRGIVAAKGEIFAFTDSDCIPANDWIAAGVQAFLAQPNIGLVAGHIEFFFKGDRPTVPEYVDSIFYLRQKDYVRHHYGATANVFTSRKVLESVGLFNDQLPALGDKEWGQRVFKAGYEVVYSPHAVVRHPARNRKQLIMKVRCCAIGNWAIYQKLTWKELWGLVSPINISEYRKVINDNNLKGFKEKLTFILTINQLKYVTAFTVIHCWFSDRLSKLPV, encoded by the coding sequence ATGAACCAGCCTTTTGTAAGTGTAGTCGTTCCGGTCTACAACGATAGCGATCGCCTGTATAAAGCGTTAACTGCACTTTACTATCAAACGTATCCTTACAGCAGATACGAAGTGATTGTCGTTGACAATAGTTCTGACGATGTTGACAAAGTTAAAGCCGTTGTTAGGCAGTTTCCCAATGTTCAATTACTTCACGAACCAAAACGCGGTTGCTGCGCTGCCAGAAATCGAGGCATAGTAGCTGCTAAAGGCGAGATCTTTGCTTTTACTGATTCTGACTGCATTCCTGCAAATGATTGGATTGCAGCAGGAGTTCAAGCATTCTTAGCACAACCCAACATTGGCTTAGTTGCCGGACATATTGAATTTTTCTTCAAAGGCGATCGCCCCACTGTTCCCGAATACGTTGACTCGATCTTCTACTTAAGACAAAAAGATTACGTTCGCCATCACTATGGTGCAACCGCTAACGTGTTTACATCCCGAAAAGTGCTTGAAAGCGTTGGATTATTCAACGACCAGCTGCCAGCATTAGGTGATAAAGAGTGGGGACAGCGAGTATTTAAAGCAGGGTATGAAGTTGTCTATTCTCCCCATGCTGTTGTTCGTCATCCTGCCCGAAACAGAAAACAACTGATAATGAAGGTACGGTGTTGCGCTATCGGTAATTGGGCTATTTACCAGAAGCTTACTTGGAAGGAACTTTGGGGATTAGTTAGTCCTATTAATATAAGCGAATATCGCAAAGTTATAAACGATAATAATCTCAAAGGATTCAAAGAAAAACTTACTTTCATTTTGACGATCAATCAATTGAAGTACGTAACCGCATTCACTGTAATTCACTGCTGGTTTTCTGATCGACTATCAAAGTTGCCAGTTTAA
- a CDS encoding urease accessory protein UreE, translating to MSTIDLAYTYLGNYINNQELQQKIEAARAARRCLDIELGQDDQAKSRIYTKSTSNVPIGIIKKRGWMLSEGDVFKTQQGNLLIIHLKACELMVLSFSNEQSGYALPLIHLGHTLGNHHYPIFVTQDKIYIQLVADKDIIEKTIQKFNIPGLKVTYETQSFEHYLKLTSNMHFHSH from the coding sequence ATGAGTACGATTGACCTTGCTTACACTTACCTTGGTAACTACATAAACAACCAAGAGCTACAACAAAAAATAGAAGCTGCACGAGCAGCAAGGCGCTGCTTAGACATAGAACTTGGGCAAGACGATCAAGCCAAGAGTAGAATTTATACAAAATCTACATCTAATGTTCCTATCGGAATTATTAAGAAGCGGGGATGGATGCTAAGTGAGGGAGACGTATTTAAAACACAGCAAGGAAATTTATTAATTATACATCTCAAAGCTTGTGAGTTAATGGTACTTAGTTTTTCAAATGAGCAGTCAGGATATGCGCTTCCACTAATTCATTTGGGGCACACTTTGGGAAATCATCATTATCCTATTTTTGTTACTCAAGATAAAATTTACATCCAATTAGTTGCAGATAAAGATATTATCGAGAAAACCATTCAGAAATTTAATATTCCTGGATTAAAGGTGACATATGAAACTCAATCCTTTGAGCATTATTTAAAATTGACAAGTAATATGCATTTCCATTCTCATTAA
- a CDS encoding ParA family protein, whose product MVQHRIAVAARKGGVGKTTVACGLASVFAHLGHRVLVVDLDPQSNAGYVLGIDPTAPGTAELLSGILPTPLEAASGLYILPGGPKLTGHNIQASDPEDLADAVASLDYDVLIFDCPPGVEYLERLGLVAADVALVCTDAHPLAVVGAGRVLNELSLRQKKGRKGASRWALVLSKIDLRRSMDQALDQQLAKTYPSLKRLTVRQDAALAWAGAERMPLMQYDPNSKGAKDLQVVAEWVLNG is encoded by the coding sequence ATGGTACAGCATCGAATTGCGGTAGCAGCTAGAAAGGGGGGTGTGGGCAAAACTACAGTTGCTTGTGGTTTAGCATCGGTCTTCGCCCACTTAGGACATCGCGTTCTTGTAGTAGATTTAGATCCGCAGTCTAATGCAGGATACGTGTTGGGAATTGACCCTACTGCCCCAGGTACTGCTGAATTATTGTCTGGAATTTTACCAACGCCTTTAGAAGCAGCTTCAGGGTTGTATATTTTACCAGGTGGACCTAAGCTAACAGGACACAATATTCAAGCATCAGACCCAGAGGATTTAGCAGATGCAGTTGCGTCGTTAGATTATGACGTGTTGATTTTCGATTGTCCTCCTGGTGTTGAGTACCTAGAACGCTTGGGCTTAGTTGCTGCTGACGTAGCGCTGGTTTGCACTGATGCGCATCCGCTTGCGGTTGTTGGTGCGGGTCGCGTGTTGAATGAGTTGAGTTTGCGGCAGAAAAAAGGACGCAAGGGAGCCTCGCGATGGGCTTTAGTGCTGAGCAAAATTGACTTACGCCGTTCGATGGATCAGGCGTTAGACCAGCAATTAGCCAAAACTTATCCGTCGCTCAAACGCCTGACTGTTCGCCAAGACGCGGCTTTGGCGTGGGCGGGTGCTGAAAGGATGCCGCTAATGCAGTACGACCCTAACTCTAAAGGGGCGAAAGATTTACAAGTTGTAGCAGAGTGGGTGTTAAATGGCTAG
- the ureG gene encoding urease accessory protein UreG encodes MNHTAARVGVGGPVGSGKTALLECLIPVLMQRGIEVAVVTNDLLTQEDAKRLKHKGFLPAERIIGVETGSCPHTAIREDPTMNLLAVSDLERLYPQLDLVFIESGGDNLASTFSYDLVDAYIFVIDVGAGDDIPRKNGPGFIQADLAVINKIDIAPYVGADLNLIRKEAGERRSQNRIAYTNCKTGEGLGDVIDFIEETVLFRQSCKNISVEV; translated from the coding sequence ATGAACCACACAGCAGCACGAGTTGGAGTGGGAGGTCCAGTTGGTAGTGGCAAAACAGCATTACTGGAATGTTTAATACCAGTACTTATGCAACGTGGAATTGAAGTTGCCGTAGTAACAAATGATCTCTTAACTCAAGAAGATGCCAAGCGACTCAAGCATAAAGGATTTCTACCAGCAGAACGCATTATTGGAGTAGAAACAGGTAGTTGTCCTCATACAGCAATTCGCGAAGATCCAACGATGAATTTGCTTGCCGTTAGCGACTTAGAGCGCTTATATCCTCAGTTAGATTTAGTATTTATAGAAAGCGGTGGCGATAATCTTGCATCGACTTTCAGTTATGACTTAGTAGATGCATACATTTTTGTGATCGATGTAGGTGCAGGAGATGATATTCCTCGAAAAAATGGTCCAGGCTTTATCCAAGCCGACTTGGCTGTGATTAATAAAATTGATATCGCACCTTACGTTGGAGCAGATTTAAATTTAATTCGCAAAGAAGCAGGGGAACGTCGCAGCCAAAACCGGATTGCTTACACCAACTGTAAAACTGGTGAAGGATTGGGCGATGTTATTGATTTTATTGAAGAAACGGTTCTATTTCGCCAGTCATGTAAGAACATATCGGTAGAAGTTTGA
- a CDS encoding metal-dependent hydrolase produces MKSITHALFATTATSLVLGTAEPTLLLTGALASQLPDVDTSKSIPGRILLPLSSWLEKRYPHRTITHSFLATGAIALVTLPIAFVAIKLWQALVLGYFCGWFADVFTKSGVAAFYPSAARLVIPGNPQLRLSTGSNAEYFVMAVLILVAIASISINSNGGILRTFNSTLGIPSGAVEIVNTEGSQYLLMAQVYGRWAIAQQSVNEKFEVVRPLTQTDLLLKNASGTLYRVGSSQNCQIIASRILVERSRPIKLQVQELQLTDEVIAEVLAQYQSFTSERTYINGTLAVEDAEDLVIPTHADSFDTITLQQQREVGVVRLESASPAEVLSLLGDYYASGSLIIRKVEVL; encoded by the coding sequence GTGAAAAGTATTACACACGCACTTTTTGCTACTACTGCGACTTCGCTAGTTTTGGGAACGGCTGAACCTACACTGTTACTGACAGGTGCTTTAGCTTCTCAGTTGCCAGACGTAGATACCTCGAAGAGCATCCCAGGACGCATTTTGTTACCACTGTCATCGTGGTTAGAGAAACGATATCCACACCGCACGATTACTCACAGTTTCTTAGCAACAGGGGCGATCGCGCTTGTTACTTTACCTATTGCCTTCGTTGCGATCAAGTTATGGCAGGCTTTAGTGTTAGGTTATTTTTGCGGTTGGTTTGCAGATGTTTTTACTAAATCAGGCGTAGCAGCATTTTATCCATCAGCAGCGCGACTCGTGATTCCAGGTAATCCGCAGTTGCGGTTATCAACGGGCAGCAATGCTGAATATTTTGTCATGGCGGTGCTAATTCTAGTAGCGATCGCTAGCATAAGCATTAACAGCAATGGCGGTATTTTAAGAACTTTTAACTCGACACTAGGTATTCCGTCAGGTGCTGTTGAAATTGTTAATACCGAAGGGTCGCAGTATTTACTAATGGCTCAAGTATACGGTCGTTGGGCGATCGCTCAGCAGTCAGTCAATGAAAAGTTTGAAGTCGTGCGACCGCTGACGCAAACAGATTTGTTGCTAAAGAATGCTTCAGGCACTCTTTACAGAGTTGGTAGTTCGCAGAATTGTCAGATTATTGCTAGCCGAATTTTAGTTGAACGCAGCCGCCCTATTAAATTACAAGTACAAGAACTGCAATTAACAGATGAAGTTATTGCTGAAGTTTTGGCACAGTATCAAAGTTTTACGAGCGAGCGAACTTATATCAATGGCACTTTAGCTGTTGAAGATGCTGAAGATTTAGTCATACCGACTCATGCAGATTCCTTCGATACGATTACTTTGCAACAGCAACGCGAAGTGGGAGTCGTGCGGTTAGAGTCAGCAAGTCCTGCGGAAGTTCTCAGCTTGCTTGGCGATTACTACGCATCTGGCAGTTTGATTATTCGGAAAGTTGAGGTATTGTGA
- a CDS encoding ATP-binding protein, with product MFQKKAKPLPEPVLKVVRHAPTASPTVTSSGIQLGENIYWNPELLPNAHIAIIGASGSGKTQTLKAIAYEASKVFSLQIFIVDFHGDQQLEGEVCYHLDMESPHGINPLTIDKDTKGGGPALQAIAVAAILKKALSMGPNQEGLVIEVLNSCYTARGIVQSDPKSWEQEPPTFAELKAEVEQRIEEGCKESQKLLLKLAATFQYGIFNRPQPPLNAPIIRFDLSALGKVPGLGAIAAESLAKQLMDSHRLHGEIEGKIPRTFLFIDEAKEMSKSLMCDRITADGRKYGLALVLASQSERHMSSDVIGNSATKIVLPVDQAEVKSIAKKFRFAEERVARLSPLQALCRFGKDAMEVDIVPYFQRLEGEK from the coding sequence ATGTTTCAAAAAAAAGCCAAGCCATTGCCAGAGCCAGTACTAAAAGTAGTTCGCCATGCACCAACAGCATCGCCAACGGTAACTTCATCTGGCATTCAGTTAGGAGAAAATATTTACTGGAATCCTGAACTTTTACCTAATGCTCATATCGCGATTATTGGTGCTAGCGGTTCGGGGAAGACGCAAACCTTGAAGGCGATCGCGTATGAAGCTTCTAAAGTCTTCTCCCTGCAAATATTTATTGTGGACTTTCACGGCGACCAGCAACTAGAGGGGGAGGTTTGCTACCACCTAGATATGGAATCGCCGCACGGCATTAATCCTTTAACTATTGATAAAGATACCAAGGGTGGTGGACCAGCACTGCAAGCAATCGCTGTCGCAGCAATTTTGAAAAAAGCCTTGTCGATGGGACCTAATCAGGAAGGATTGGTGATTGAGGTTCTAAATAGCTGTTACACAGCGCGAGGCATCGTTCAATCAGATCCCAAAAGCTGGGAGCAAGAACCCCCAACATTTGCTGAGCTAAAAGCTGAAGTCGAGCAACGTATCGAAGAGGGTTGTAAAGAAAGTCAGAAGTTGCTTCTGAAGCTGGCAGCAACGTTTCAATATGGTATTTTTAACCGTCCTCAGCCACCGCTTAATGCACCAATTATCCGGTTTGACTTATCCGCACTTGGCAAAGTTCCAGGTTTAGGCGCGATTGCTGCTGAATCTTTGGCGAAACAGCTAATGGATAGTCATCGACTGCATGGCGAAATCGAGGGCAAAATTCCTCGTACATTTCTCTTCATCGACGAAGCCAAGGAGATGTCAAAGTCGTTGATGTGCGATCGCATTACGGCTGATGGCAGAAAGTACGGCTTAGCTTTAGTTCTTGCGTCCCAATCAGAGCGACACATGAGTTCTGATGTTATTGGTAATTCTGCTACGAAGATTGTGTTACCTGTAGACCAAGCGGAGGTCAAATCAATTGCTAAAAAATTTCGCTTTGCTGAAGAGAGAGTAGCGCGACTTTCTCCTTTACAAGCACTGTGTAGATTCGGTAAAGATGCAATGGAGGTTGATATAGTACCTTATTTTCAGCGCTTGGAGGGTGAGAAATGA
- a CDS encoding urease accessory protein UreD, which translates to MVASNSGTQLVASGSASFGLKHPQVQVEKYNLYLRLCCDRDQQTFVAHQYATYPFRLSRTFRLDKSSSSRAYLYLMNVSPGLLAGDRLHIGIQVEANARAYLTDQSATKVHSMPVFGSIARTSYNIKVGAKAILELVPEPLILYKEASFEQFTEVSLHSTSQLFLSEIIVPGRLARAEYYKFNCYLSRLRVLSIEGELIFGDAMRLNGNLNTFKDSFFFLKFPVIANVVVVLPNTELSSLVKKIDVLQEYSSKLILGYSHLPNCNGLLVRIMGINISSVKICIQHILSYVRQISNQPHLPEVPK; encoded by the coding sequence ATGGTTGCAAGCAATTCTGGCACACAACTTGTAGCTAGCGGTTCAGCTTCTTTTGGATTAAAACATCCTCAAGTACAGGTGGAGAAATATAATCTTTACTTGCGTTTGTGCTGCGATCGCGACCAACAAACGTTTGTTGCGCATCAGTATGCGACGTATCCGTTCCGCCTTTCACGTACATTTCGTCTCGATAAATCAAGTTCCAGTCGAGCTTATTTGTATTTGATGAATGTATCCCCAGGGTTACTTGCTGGCGATAGATTGCACATTGGCATACAAGTGGAGGCAAATGCTCGTGCTTACTTGACGGATCAATCAGCAACAAAAGTACATAGTATGCCAGTATTTGGCTCGATTGCTAGAACAAGTTATAACATTAAAGTCGGTGCAAAAGCTATTCTAGAGTTAGTTCCAGAACCTTTAATTCTCTATAAAGAAGCAAGTTTTGAACAGTTTACAGAAGTATCACTTCATTCTACAAGCCAGTTGTTTTTGAGCGAAATTATTGTTCCTGGAAGACTTGCGAGAGCAGAATACTATAAATTCAATTGTTATCTTAGTCGGTTGCGAGTTTTATCAATAGAAGGAGAGTTAATTTTTGGCGATGCTATGCGGTTAAATGGAAATTTAAATACTTTTAAAGATAGTTTTTTCTTTTTAAAGTTTCCTGTTATTGCAAATGTTGTAGTTGTACTGCCAAATACTGAGTTAAGTAGTTTGGTGAAAAAAATAGATGTTCTACAAGAGTACTCTTCAAAATTAATTTTAGGATATTCTCATCTACCGAACTGTAACGGTTTATTAGTCCGAATTATGGGAATTAATATTAGTAGTGTCAAAATATGCATTCAGCACATACTTAGCTACGTACGTCAAATTAGCAATCAACCACATTTACCAGAAGTTCCTAAATGA
- a CDS encoding ATP-binding protein: MGIKQHRRRLASGEERIYIYEVSDEQRRSVGVVTSSSSDSVSPPFYRVEEKNRIVAALQADSSLLVIGEPGCGKTTLLDSVAVALAEVGFPLATINPATPKQILLSIASQLGAETESIEGKALAVTGLMEAIADFLSENTAFLLIDDAHRLSVSIRCWLEELHNGGQPMLLAASRPPAKDIFLKLPRIELQPLSHRQIREIMEQAARELGIELSAAQLAQLQQRCGGNPMLAKRVVREEYLGLEESSPDHTQWVDGTPFLIAGLMVFTIVRFIGLGLNSTSLYLIGGLVDVTVGIVRLLLFSLPKKSVRLGR, from the coding sequence ATGGGCATCAAGCAACATCGACGCAGACTCGCTAGCGGTGAGGAGCGGATTTATATTTATGAGGTTAGCGACGAGCAGCGGCGGAGTGTAGGAGTTGTCACGAGTTCCAGTTCCGATTCCGTTTCACCACCCTTCTATAGAGTCGAAGAAAAAAATCGCATTGTTGCTGCACTGCAAGCTGATTCTAGTTTGCTCGTTATCGGCGAACCTGGTTGCGGGAAAACAACTTTATTAGATAGCGTTGCTGTCGCTTTGGCTGAAGTTGGGTTTCCTTTAGCAACAATTAATCCGGCTACTCCAAAGCAAATCTTACTCTCAATTGCCTCTCAGCTTGGTGCTGAAACCGAATCAATAGAGGGTAAGGCGTTAGCGGTAACAGGGTTGATGGAGGCGATCGCTGATTTTTTGAGCGAGAACACGGCTTTTCTACTCATCGATGATGCCCATCGTTTATCGGTCTCAATTCGCTGTTGGCTGGAGGAACTGCACAATGGCGGTCAGCCGATGCTACTAGCTGCTTCGCGTCCGCCTGCTAAAGACATTTTTCTCAAACTACCTCGAATTGAATTACAACCTTTGTCGCACCGCCAAATTCGGGAGATCATGGAGCAAGCTGCCAGAGAATTGGGGATAGAACTATCTGCTGCGCAGCTAGCACAGCTACAGCAAAGATGTGGTGGAAATCCGATGCTGGCTAAGCGAGTGGTTAGGGAAGAGTATTTAGGGTTGGAGGAAAGTAGTCCAGACCACACGCAGTGGGTTGACGGTACTCCGTTTCTGATTGCTGGATTAATGGTTTTTACAATTGTTAGATTTATTGGTTTAGGGCTAAATAGCACTTCACTCTACCTTATTGGCGGACTAGTTGATGTCACAGTGGGAATTGTGCGCTTACTATTGTTTAGCTTGCCTAAAAAGTCGGTGAGGTTAGGACGGTGA
- a CDS encoding competence protein CoiA family protein — translation MWLRYGVDANNVLVDIEDVPSGKTQLICPYCGGQLTAKKGRIKQHHFAHTDKSCQFMVVSKNRELPTLPLYDDFSIRLSGEELEKLKVLWREYGVKKCSIPHFAVPKQFIWHGLLQMVESSTLEYQFTRLGQIPVAALPLELFNYVQEPLLLEKLFNLKQKAELASNSSLFFPERLIDYKIYCAQYQKILRQTLYYLQIKADGDTLHKIGVTQRSIEQRLVEIQRDLKQHFKSITIEVLGTWQHRGNVEKYFKYRYKNFNYKIGSLTEYYKFNSEDAAAVFRDLEQMKLKVLSEIEAGLLTSKPNKLEQFIISPRLNNDTIK, via the coding sequence ATGTGGCTGAGGTATGGTGTCGATGCAAACAACGTTTTAGTGGACATAGAAGATGTTCCCAGCGGCAAAACTCAACTGATCTGCCCCTACTGCGGAGGTCAGCTAACCGCAAAGAAAGGACGAATTAAGCAACATCACTTCGCACACACTGATAAATCCTGTCAGTTTATGGTAGTGAGCAAAAACCGAGAACTACCAACATTACCTTTATATGACGATTTCAGTATCCGCTTGTCTGGGGAAGAACTAGAAAAATTAAAAGTGCTTTGGCGAGAATACGGAGTTAAGAAATGTAGTATTCCCCATTTTGCTGTTCCCAAGCAATTCATCTGGCACGGTCTATTGCAAATGGTAGAATCCTCTACCCTAGAGTATCAATTTACTCGTTTAGGGCAAATTCCAGTAGCTGCACTTCCTCTAGAACTGTTCAATTACGTACAAGAACCGTTGTTACTAGAAAAGCTATTTAATCTAAAACAAAAAGCCGAACTCGCCTCTAATTCCAGCTTGTTCTTTCCCGAACGCCTCATAGATTACAAAATCTACTGCGCTCAGTATCAAAAAATTCTACGACAAACTTTGTACTACTTACAAATTAAGGCAGATGGTGATACATTACACAAAATTGGAGTCACGCAGCGTTCAATAGAACAACGGCTAGTGGAGATACAGCGCGACTTAAAGCAGCACTTCAAGTCTATAACAATTGAAGTTCTCGGCACTTGGCAGCATCGCGGAAATGTAGAAAAGTATTTCAAATATCGCTACAAGAACTTCAACTATAAAATTGGCAGTCTCACCGAGTATTACAAGTTTAATAGCGAGGATGCTGCCGCAGTATTCCGAGATTTAGAGCAGATGAAACTTAAGGTGCTATCTGAGATTGAAGCAGGTCTGCTTACGAGTAAACCCAACAAGCTTGAACAGTTTATAATATCTCCAAGACTCAATAACGATACTATAAAGTGA